The sequence ATGCCCCGACCCCCGATGAGGTCCGCGCGATCTGCAAGCAGCTCCTCGACGAGTTCGGCAATGACATCAAGGCCATCCGCGACGACCTCGATTACCTTGAGGACGACGTGTATGATCTCGGCGACCGCGTAGCATGGCTCGAAGAGAACGCCAAGGGCCCGAAGGCCACTGGCTACTTCGACTATCGCATCGGCTACACGGGCGACAGCCTCCAGTCCGGCGCAGAGTTCGACAACCTGACCGCGAAGTTCGGTATCGAGGGCAAGGTTACCAACGCGCTGAACGCCAAGCTGTCCTTCAAGTACCGTGACACCGCCGATAATGGTCGCGCCTGGTTCAACGAGACAGCAAGCCAGCTCTACGGCGATGCTGCTGTCGATGGCAACGACGCCGAGCAGATCTGGCTGGACGAGGCAACTCTGTCCTTCGCCACCAAGGGTCTCCTCTCCGCCGACTGGACCGTCGGTCGCCAGTTCGTGGACTACGGTCTCGGCCTGGTCGTCAACAACGAGCGCGAGTCCATGCAGGGTCTCCGGGCGAAGTTCACCAACGTCTGGAATACCAATCTGGACTTCGACGTGTTCGCTGGCGGCGCCAACTACAACTTCGACCAGCCGGTAGGCACCACCCCTGACGCCGATGCCGACGGTTACCTGGCAATGGCTCTCGCCTATGGCCGCCCGAGCTGGAAGCTCACTGGCACCTACCTGCACGATGGCTATGGCAACGAACGCGCCTGGGGCGCCGACTTCTGGGCCAAGTTCTGGGGTCGCGAGCTTTACGCTTCCTACGGTGAACTCGTGAAGTCCCGGGCCGGCGTGGATGTCGACAACTACAGCCACAACACCCCGGTCGCTCTCATGGCCATGCTGGATGTCTGGAAGAGCAAGAACTTCGCTCTCCGCGGCTTCTACAGCGATGTAGATGCCGAGTACGACATCTGGTCGAGCACGCTCAACCCGTACTACGAGACCTACCGCAACACCAACAGCCTCGCCATCCCGTGGGAACGCTGGCTCCGCAACCCGCTTGCGATGACCAACGTCGAAGCCCTGGGTGGCCAGCTCGAGTTCAACCTCGGCAGCACCCCCTTCGAGATCGCGTACTATGATCTCGACTGCAACAGCCGCTACTGGAACAAGTCCGCGTACGCTGGCCTCACCAATGCCAGCTCCGCTGCGAACGTTGACGGCGACGTCCTGCCGTACAACAAGCTGTTCTCGATCCGCATGAGCAAGGAAGTCGCCGACGGCGTCAAGGTCGGCCTGACCTACGCTCAGCAGAGCGCAAACAGCGACTTCTCGCAGGCGCTCGAAGACCAGAAGCTGCTGTCCGCCGAGGTCACCGTGGGCTTCTAGCCCAACTGACCAACCGTTACACAGAGGGCTCCGCAGCGATGCGGAGCCCTTTTTCTTGCGCCGGGTTCTTGCGTTCCGGCCCTATCGCGAACACGGCCAAGCAAAACGCCCCGCCAAGAAGCCTCGGCGGGGCGCTGCTGTATCCCCGATCCTTCCCTGGTCCTACGGACCACCCTACTTCGCGCGGACGTAGGGCTGCAGCTTCTTCGCAGCCATGTCCTTGCTCAGCCGCGGGTAGTGCGGGAGATCAGCCGAGTACCCGGCAGTGAGGCCCTTGGTGAGCGGCTTCACGTAGTCGATGAACTCCTTCGTCACACCGTTCTGGCGGCTGTTGAGCCACTCGAGCGGCACGCTGCGCACCTTGTCGGCCACGCTGACGAGAGAGGTCGTGCCGGTCTCGAACTCGTAGGGGTCGTCGTTCTTGCGCTCGATCGTGACCATTACATCGGTCTCGCCCCGAACAGCGCGCTCGACGGCATCCGCGCCCACGGCGTAAGCCTGGTCGAGGTCCGGCTGCGACTGCCCCCAGGCGAAGCACCGCTGCAAGTTCCCCAGCTTGTCGTTGCGGGCGCGAACGCCCAACTCCTCCTCGATCATGTCGCCGACAGCCTGGGCCACACCGCCCAGACGCCCGTGTCCAAACTCGTCCACCTTCTGCGAGGTGGTGCCGAGGCTCGAGTCCGCGAAGGCGAAGCCCTCAGACACTGCGACGACCAAGTAACCGTACTCCTCATAGCACGCCCTGCAGTCCGCGAGGAACTCGTCCGGGTTGACCTTAACTTCCGGCAGATACACGAGGTGAGGGGCCATGTAGTCGTCCAGCCGACCGACCTGAGTCGCGCCCGTCAGCCACCCCGCGTTGCGTCCCATGATCTCGACGACCTCGATGTTGCCGAAAGCCTCGGCGTCCTTCGCAGCAAACTGGCAACCGGCTGCAGCAAAGCGCGCTGCGGATCCGAAGCCGGGGCAGTTGTCGGTGAAAACCAGGTCGTTGTCGATGGTCTTCGGAACGCCGATGACCTGCATCTCCCAGTCGCTCGTCTTTGCCAGCTCGGAGATCAGGTGGCAAGTCAACTGGGAGTCGTTGCCGCCCGTGTAAAAGAAGTACCGGATGTTGTGAGCCTTGAAGACCTCCATGCAGCGCTCGAGGTCCGGCTGCTTCGGCTTCATGCGGCAGGTACCCAGCGCAGCCGAGGGCGTGAGCTTCAGCTGCTCAAGGACACCCGGGTCCTCGTGGTACAGGTCGAACATATCCTCATTGAGTATCCCGGTGATGCCGTGAGCAGCACCGTAGAAAGACTCGATCTGCTCGTACTTGCGGCCCGTCTGAACCGCACCTATGACGCTCGCGTTGATGACCATCGTCGGCCCGCCGGACTGGCCGATGAGTGCGTTACCTTTGGGTGGCATAGTGGCCTTCCTCCTATGGGTAAACCGGGTGAAGCACCTTCACATAAGGTTATAATGAACATAACCTCTAGCTGCATCCCTAGTCAAGCTATTCGCCATCGATGCCCCAGATCCCTTTGGCTCCGTGCGCTCTGTCCTTGCCCTTGCCGGTCCATCTCCCCTGCTTCAACCCCCTGGCTGGCTTCCTCAGTCCCGTGGGCGACCGACTACTGCGCCCACAACCAAGTGTCCCAGCAGGGCTCCGTCGGTGCCGCTGACAGACGCTGAACAAGAGGATGGGGGCCAAGCGCCGAGGCCGGCACGCGGGACCGTCGGCCGATAGCGAGAGGAGCGACAGGCCTAGGCCTGTCGCTCCTCGTCACTTCCGATTGCTACCACCCAGACAGATCGTGTCCGGGGGATTCGCAACTACATGTTCTCGACTGCGGACGGAGCGGCTTCGACGTTCATAGCTGGCTCAGCAGTCATGTTCTCGGTCGCCACCGGGGCGGTTGCCTCTGCGCCGGCGTCGGCGGGGCTCGGCTCCTCAACGGTTACGTTGTTGTTGTCGGCCGACGGCTTCGGGCAGCCAACCAGAGTCAGGACAGCGGCGAGGAACACAACGACGAGTACAGCGGCGAGCAGT is a genomic window of Armatimonadia bacterium containing:
- a CDS encoding 6-phosphofructokinase, with the protein product MPPKGNALIGQSGGPTMVINASVIGAVQTGRKYEQIESFYGAAHGITGILNEDMFDLYHEDPGVLEQLKLTPSAALGTCRMKPKQPDLERCMEVFKAHNIRYFFYTGGNDSQLTCHLISELAKTSDWEMQVIGVPKTIDNDLVFTDNCPGFGSAARFAAAGCQFAAKDAEAFGNIEVVEIMGRNAGWLTGATQVGRLDDYMAPHLVYLPEVKVNPDEFLADCRACYEEYGYLVVAVSEGFAFADSSLGTTSQKVDEFGHGRLGGVAQAVGDMIEEELGVRARNDKLGNLQRCFAWGQSQPDLDQAYAVGADAVERAVRGETDVMVTIERKNDDPYEFETGTTSLVSVADKVRSVPLEWLNSRQNGVTKEFIDYVKPLTKGLTAGYSADLPHYPRLSKDMAAKKLQPYVRAK
- a CDS encoding S-layer homology domain-containing protein translates to MKKLVLCVAAFVLVVSPVLAQGTAKVNPAETVPFDHWAYDAVQRLAEQGIVIGYPDGSYRGDRAMTRYEFAMAISRLLDVIPAAAQGPKGDPGKDGRSGAAGATGATGPMGLTGPAGPKGDMGPAGPKGDKGDVGPMGPAGPAGAPGAPGGERGPVGPTGPKGDMGPAGPMGAPGPVGPKGDRGPIGPMGPAGPAGVAGPAGPVGVVGPAGAKGDKGDAPTPDEVRAICKQLLDEFGNDIKAIRDDLDYLEDDVYDLGDRVAWLEENAKGPKATGYFDYRIGYTGDSLQSGAEFDNLTAKFGIEGKVTNALNAKLSFKYRDTADNGRAWFNETASQLYGDAAVDGNDAEQIWLDEATLSFATKGLLSADWTVGRQFVDYGLGLVVNNERESMQGLRAKFTNVWNTNLDFDVFAGGANYNFDQPVGTTPDADADGYLAMALAYGRPSWKLTGTYLHDGYGNERAWGADFWAKFWGRELYASYGELVKSRAGVDVDNYSHNTPVALMAMLDVWKSKNFALRGFYSDVDAEYDIWSSTLNPYYETYRNTNSLAIPWERWLRNPLAMTNVEALGGQLEFNLGSTPFEIAYYDLDCNSRYWNKSAYAGLTNASSAANVDGDVLPYNKLFSIRMSKEVADGVKVGLTYAQQSANSDFSQALEDQKLLSAEVTVGF